One part of the Terrimicrobium sacchariphilum genome encodes these proteins:
- a CDS encoding type II secretion system protein → MNASRYTPWRSPAAFTMIELLITVAIIGILSALVFGGYKQTVGLANRTKCVGNLKAIGIAIAQYANDNQGLLPGQSDNSIRSTYRIKNNDLGAFLAPYWDLPPADTVTRNAPALMCPAWKTTMHMQEGKCYWSPFRLKGFYNEANPTGYYCPFGKGQPDGLPLRMQVIQQIPGFNSSKQWMIQDFDQINGSTMSIPEQAPKPVHGHVRNVLFFDYHIESVPASTVLN, encoded by the coding sequence ATGAACGCCTCCCGGTACACTCCATGGCGCAGCCCGGCTGCGTTTACCATGATCGAGCTGCTCATCACCGTCGCGATCATCGGCATCCTCTCCGCCCTCGTCTTTGGCGGGTACAAGCAGACCGTCGGGCTGGCAAATCGCACGAAATGCGTGGGAAACCTCAAGGCCATCGGCATCGCCATCGCGCAATATGCCAATGACAACCAGGGCCTCCTGCCCGGCCAGAGCGATAACAGCATCCGGTCGACTTATCGGATCAAGAATAATGACCTCGGGGCCTTCCTCGCTCCTTATTGGGATCTTCCTCCCGCTGATACGGTCACTCGCAACGCCCCGGCCCTCATGTGTCCGGCTTGGAAAACCACGATGCATATGCAGGAGGGCAAGTGCTACTGGAGTCCGTTCCGACTCAAAGGATTCTACAACGAGGCCAACCCGACGGGCTATTATTGCCCATTCGGCAAAGGCCAACCCGACGGCCTGCCACTCCGCATGCAGGTGATCCAGCAAATCCCGGGATTCAACTCGTCAAAACAATGGATGATCCAGGACTTTGATCAGATCAACGGCTCGACCATGAGTATCCCGGAACAGGCTCCCAAGCCTGTGCACGGCCATGTGCGCAACGTGCTTTTCTTCGACTACCACATTGAGTCCGTCCCGGCGTCAACCGTCCTGAATTGA
- a CDS encoding MFS transporter, with protein MNSTPISSPLPGTQPGVYTAGSLVYSKKSLMVLSLWLLWGDFAFYFFETVFGRFLPLFLKDLQASNTMIGVMTGSFAGLVNVLFLPSISRWCDNLRTPLGRRIPLLIVATPLTASMVVAVGFAPEMAKWISSNFFHLLPGGTSEKNIVIWLMCVFVVSFHFLNMVLVNAYNWLIRDVVPLPVMSRFLAWFTIIGTLSSAVFLFFVFPHLSTHRHEIFIGVGVAYTILFLLMCWKVKEGNYPPPQPASERTGFFKTFIVYFRECLQIPLYRYFFLAYLLVTASLNCAGNFITLFAGNTLHLDMNEMGHVFGWTAVISLVFSYPIGWLCDRFSPIHVAIASISAIIAGALLAFFFIGSATGFLVYSLAFSLPTMAWALAQRATSMKLFPAEYFGQFSSGLNVFGCGALIIGNILIGILMDASGSNYRVAFLWTVGISASALIPMVLVLRGWQQHGGHDNYVPPLPSR; from the coding sequence ATGAATTCTACCCCGATTAGCTCTCCCTTGCCAGGCACCCAGCCCGGCGTCTACACCGCCGGTTCCCTCGTCTACTCCAAAAAAAGCCTCATGGTTCTCTCCCTCTGGCTGCTCTGGGGAGACTTTGCCTTTTATTTCTTCGAAACCGTCTTCGGTCGCTTCCTCCCCCTTTTCCTGAAAGATCTTCAGGCTTCGAACACCATGATCGGAGTGATGACGGGGAGCTTTGCCGGACTCGTCAATGTCCTCTTCCTGCCCTCCATCAGCCGCTGGTGTGACAATCTGCGCACTCCTCTCGGCCGACGTATCCCCCTGTTGATCGTCGCCACACCGCTCACGGCCTCCATGGTCGTGGCCGTCGGCTTCGCTCCGGAGATGGCAAAATGGATCAGCTCCAATTTCTTTCATCTGCTTCCAGGCGGAACGAGTGAGAAGAACATCGTCATCTGGCTCATGTGCGTCTTTGTCGTCAGCTTTCACTTCCTCAACATGGTGCTGGTGAATGCCTACAACTGGCTCATCCGCGACGTAGTGCCCCTCCCGGTGATGTCCCGGTTTCTCGCATGGTTCACCATCATCGGTACATTGAGCAGCGCGGTCTTTCTGTTCTTTGTATTCCCTCACCTCTCAACCCATCGTCACGAGATCTTTATCGGCGTGGGCGTCGCATACACGATCCTCTTCCTCCTGATGTGCTGGAAGGTCAAGGAGGGCAACTATCCTCCCCCGCAACCCGCCTCGGAACGCACCGGATTTTTCAAGACCTTCATCGTCTATTTCCGCGAGTGCCTTCAGATCCCGCTCTATCGGTACTTCTTCCTGGCTTATCTGCTGGTCACAGCGTCTCTGAACTGCGCCGGAAACTTCATTACGCTTTTCGCCGGAAACACGCTGCATCTCGATATGAATGAGATGGGACATGTCTTCGGGTGGACTGCGGTGATTTCGCTCGTCTTCTCCTATCCGATCGGCTGGCTTTGCGACCGCTTCTCGCCCATCCATGTCGCCATCGCATCCATCTCGGCGATCATCGCTGGGGCGCTCCTTGCCTTTTTCTTCATCGGCAGCGCCACCGGCTTCCTGGTCTATTCCCTTGCCTTTTCTCTACCCACCATGGCCTGGGCACTGGCACAGCGAGCCACTTCCATGAAGCTGTTTCCCGCCGAGTATTTCGGACAGTTCTCCAGCGGCCTGAACGTCTTCGGCTGCGGAGCCTTGATCATTGGCAATATCCTTATCGGCATCTTGATGGATGCCTCCGGCAGCAACTACCGTGTCGCCTTTCTCTGGACGGTCGGCATCTCGGCCTCCGCGCTGATCCCGATGGTTCTCGTCCTCCGCGGCTGGCAACAGCATGGCGGCCACGATAACTACGTCCCGCCGCTCCCCTCCCGCTGA
- a CDS encoding YhcH/YjgK/YiaL family protein, producing the protein MILDFLTQSPRYHHLGPLWKLGFDFLQNLPSDAPDERIELDGERLVAIVQSYETHDPATRFFEAHRRYVDIQYIISGRETLYFTPVDTLTVDVPFSEAKDVTKYHIIPDAESVILSAGKFMVLWQDEAHMPSCQVVPGRPEAVRKVVLKLEA; encoded by the coding sequence ATGATCCTCGATTTCCTTACCCAATCTCCCCGCTACCACCATCTCGGCCCACTCTGGAAACTGGGCTTCGACTTTTTGCAGAACCTTCCGTCGGATGCACCCGATGAGCGCATCGAACTCGACGGCGAGCGCCTCGTCGCCATCGTGCAGTCCTACGAGACGCACGACCCGGCCACCCGGTTTTTTGAGGCTCATCGCCGTTACGTCGACATTCAATACATCATCTCCGGCCGCGAAACGCTGTATTTCACGCCAGTAGACACTCTCACGGTCGACGTGCCTTTTAGCGAAGCCAAGGACGTGACGAAGTATCACATCATCCCCGATGCGGAATCCGTGATCCTCTCTGCCGGGAAGTTCATGGTCCTCTGGCAGGACGAGGCCCACATGCCCAGCTGCCAGGTCGTACCAGGCCGGCCCGAGGCCGTGCGTAAGGTCGTCCTCAAGCTCGAGGCCTGA
- a CDS encoding alkene reductase — translation MNAHSPLLDPVEVGFRLFPNRIVMAPLTRMRAHMPGNIPWALNEEYYRQRSSAGLIISEGTPVSVTGHGYYGTPGIHTAEQVEGWKGVTRAVHNASGHIFLQLWHVGRLSHTDLQPGGAAPLAPSAIAAEGSAHTKEGPKPWSLPRALQIDEISQIVADFARGAAMAKEAGFDGVEIHGANGYLLEQFLSDRINLRDDIYGGSVENRARFFLDVVAAVTAVWGSEYVGVRISPSNTYGTVEHSDRYGTYAHLIGKLNAFHLAYLHIVEPRVAGNIDIDPLHDLGCSRFRPLVTGSTKLISAGGYTRESGERAIAEGHTDLVAYGRSFIANPDLVERFREGAPLNPYDRSTFYGGTEKGYTDYPTLERSLQSV, via the coding sequence ATGAACGCACACTCACCACTCCTTGATCCCGTCGAAGTCGGCTTCCGCCTTTTCCCGAACCGTATCGTCATGGCACCTCTCACTCGAATGCGGGCGCACATGCCGGGCAATATTCCTTGGGCACTCAATGAGGAGTACTATCGACAGCGCTCCAGTGCGGGACTCATCATCAGCGAAGGCACGCCGGTATCTGTGACGGGACACGGCTACTACGGAACGCCCGGTATCCACACTGCGGAACAGGTGGAAGGGTGGAAGGGGGTGACTCGGGCGGTGCATAATGCCAGCGGGCACATCTTTCTTCAGCTCTGGCATGTGGGCCGTCTTTCTCATACGGACCTCCAGCCCGGTGGAGCAGCACCTCTGGCCCCGTCGGCCATCGCGGCGGAAGGCTCAGCTCATACAAAGGAAGGTCCGAAACCCTGGTCTCTCCCTAGGGCTCTGCAGATCGACGAGATATCGCAGATCGTTGCGGATTTCGCCCGCGGAGCAGCTATGGCGAAGGAGGCGGGCTTCGATGGAGTAGAAATTCACGGTGCGAATGGCTATCTGCTCGAGCAGTTCCTGAGCGACCGGATCAATCTGCGCGATGACATTTACGGAGGATCCGTTGAAAATCGCGCACGTTTCTTCCTGGATGTCGTCGCCGCCGTTACTGCTGTGTGGGGCAGCGAGTATGTCGGCGTACGGATATCACCGAGCAACACCTACGGAACCGTAGAGCACAGTGATCGCTACGGCACCTACGCGCATCTCATCGGAAAACTGAACGCCTTTCACCTGGCATATCTGCATATCGTCGAGCCTCGCGTCGCGGGTAATATCGATATCGACCCGCTGCACGATCTTGGGTGCTCGCGGTTTCGCCCGCTGGTAACCGGGAGTACAAAATTGATCTCCGCCGGGGGCTATACCCGAGAGTCGGGGGAGAGAGCGATCGCGGAGGGGCATACGGACCTCGTTGCCTACGGAAGGAGCTTCATTGCGAATCCTGACCTCGTTGAGCGGTTCCGCGAAGGAGCACCGTTGAACCCCTATGATCGCTCGACGTTTTACGGTGGCACGGAGAAGGGATACACGGACTATCCCACTCTGGAGCGGAGCCTCCAGAGCGTGTGA
- the ric gene encoding iron-sulfur cluster repair di-iron protein — MSHHHSFPTESHETPLPERTVGSLVAERPGRSRIFQALGIDFCCKGGQTLRASCEQRGIALDGVLADLAAESAGRPALERNPAELPPAALAAYIVETHHDYLRRELPRLHAMAARVAKVHGGHTPSVAEVFAVFEQLFVELDSHLRKEEEILFPAIKAADASGATEWTLDGPVAQMIEEHDDAGEALARLRLLTNDYTPPVEACNTWRALFAGLEELETDLHRHIHLENHVLFPAALAMTARA, encoded by the coding sequence ATGAGCCACCATCATTCGTTCCCAACGGAATCTCACGAAACTCCCCTGCCTGAACGGACAGTGGGCTCGCTGGTGGCGGAACGACCGGGACGTTCGCGAATCTTTCAGGCGCTCGGCATCGACTTCTGCTGCAAGGGCGGGCAAACCTTGCGCGCGAGCTGCGAGCAGCGCGGTATCGCGCTCGATGGCGTGCTGGCTGATCTCGCCGCGGAATCCGCCGGGCGTCCCGCTCTGGAACGAAACCCCGCAGAACTCCCGCCCGCCGCACTCGCGGCCTACATCGTCGAGACGCATCACGATTATCTGCGCCGGGAACTTCCCCGCCTCCACGCCATGGCGGCACGGGTAGCGAAGGTGCATGGCGGGCACACGCCGTCCGTCGCGGAGGTGTTCGCGGTCTTTGAGCAGCTTTTCGTCGAACTCGACAGCCACCTGCGCAAGGAGGAAGAGATTCTTTTCCCTGCCATCAAGGCGGCCGACGCCAGTGGCGCGACGGAGTGGACTCTCGACGGTCCGGTCGCTCAGATGATCGAGGAGCATGATGACGCGGGCGAAGCCCTGGCCCGGCTGCGTCTGCTGACCAACGACTACACTCCGCCTGTCGAGGCCTGCAACACGTGGCGCGCGCTGTTCGCCGGCCTGGAGGAACTCGAGACCGATCTGCATCGTCACATTCATCTCGAGAATCACGTCCTCTTCCCCGCCGCCCTCGCAATGACCGCCCGGGCCTAG
- the hcp gene encoding hydroxylamine reductase: MFCFQCQESANNSGCTIKGVCGKPETTAALQDLLVYTLKGIAVYVQRLADLGQRESAHTDFVIESLFSTITNANWDDAWFVARIEDGQYRLDQLDAQWRAAGAVDTGDLPDCATWRGDATHFARKAQIVGILAEPDEDIRSLRELLITGIKGIAAYAKHAGALGYRSAEVDDFFYEGLEATTRSIGMDQLIALVMKAGAVSVTAMALLDNANTSTFGHPEITQVNIGVGQRPGILISGHDLKDIGELLEQSKDAGVDIYTHGEMLPAHYYPAFKKYPHFVGNYGGAWWQQTAEFEAFNGPVLLTTNCLVPLRSQNTYLDRLYTTGAVGYPGAKHIPVASRGGAKDFSAIIAQAKTCAPPRELETGTIVGGFAHNQVLSLADKVLDAVNSRAIERFVVLAGCDGRHSGRSYYTEVAQKLPQSAVILTAGCAKFRYNKLDLGNIGGIPRVLDAGQCNDSYSLVMIALKLKEVLGLADINDLPISYDIAWYEQKAVCVLLALLHLGVKGIRLGPSLPAFLSPNVAKFLVETFDIKTIGTPEEDIDEMMTGMAA; encoded by the coding sequence ATGTTCTGCTTCCAGTGCCAGGAATCCGCCAATAACTCCGGCTGCACCATCAAAGGTGTCTGCGGAAAACCCGAAACCACCGCCGCCCTGCAAGACCTGCTGGTCTACACGCTCAAGGGCATCGCGGTTTACGTGCAGCGTCTCGCCGACCTCGGCCAGAGGGAAAGCGCTCACACGGACTTCGTCATCGAGAGCCTTTTCTCGACCATTACGAATGCCAACTGGGATGACGCCTGGTTCGTCGCCCGCATCGAGGACGGCCAGTATCGTCTCGACCAGCTCGATGCGCAATGGCGGGCTGCTGGCGCAGTCGATACCGGCGATCTGCCGGATTGCGCGACCTGGCGCGGTGATGCGACGCACTTTGCCCGCAAGGCGCAGATCGTCGGCATCCTCGCCGAGCCCGACGAAGACATCCGCTCCCTGCGCGAACTCCTCATCACCGGCATCAAGGGCATCGCCGCCTACGCAAAGCATGCGGGCGCGCTCGGCTACCGCAGCGCGGAGGTCGATGACTTTTTCTATGAGGGCCTCGAGGCCACCACGCGCTCCATCGGCATGGACCAGCTCATCGCGCTGGTGATGAAGGCAGGCGCGGTTTCCGTCACCGCCATGGCGCTCCTCGACAATGCCAACACCTCGACCTTCGGCCATCCCGAGATCACGCAGGTGAATATCGGCGTAGGCCAGCGCCCGGGCATCCTCATTAGCGGACACGACCTCAAGGATATCGGCGAACTGCTGGAGCAAAGCAAGGACGCCGGAGTCGACATTTACACGCATGGCGAGATGCTCCCAGCGCACTACTATCCCGCCTTCAAGAAATACCCTCACTTCGTCGGCAACTACGGCGGCGCCTGGTGGCAGCAGACTGCGGAGTTTGAGGCCTTCAACGGCCCCGTCCTCCTGACCACGAATTGCCTCGTCCCGCTGCGCAGCCAGAATACCTACCTCGACCGGCTCTACACCACGGGCGCGGTGGGTTATCCCGGCGCGAAGCACATTCCCGTCGCCTCGCGCGGCGGAGCAAAGGACTTCTCCGCGATCATCGCCCAGGCGAAAACCTGCGCCCCTCCGCGCGAACTGGAGACCGGCACGATCGTCGGCGGCTTTGCCCACAATCAGGTGCTCTCCCTCGCGGACAAGGTCCTCGACGCGGTAAACTCCCGCGCGATCGAGCGCTTCGTCGTTCTCGCGGGCTGCGATGGCCGCCACAGCGGGCGCAGCTATTACACGGAGGTCGCGCAGAAGCTGCCGCAGAGCGCCGTGATCCTCACCGCCGGATGTGCGAAGTTTCGCTACAACAAGCTCGACCTCGGCAACATCGGCGGCATCCCGCGCGTGCTCGACGCCGGGCAGTGCAACGACTCGTACTCCCTCGTCATGATCGCGCTCAAGCTCAAGGAAGTCCTCGGCCTTGCAGACATCAACGACCTGCCGATTTCCTACGACATCGCCTGGTACGAGCAAAAAGCGGTCTGCGTGCTCCTCGCCCTGTTGCACCTCGGGGTCAAGGGCATCCGGCTCGGGCCCTCGCTCCCAGCCTTCCTCTCGCCCAATGTCGCGAAGTTCCTGGTCGAGACCTTCGACATCAAGACGATCGGCACCCCGGAAGAGGATATCGACGAAATGATGACCGGTATGGCAGCCTGA
- a CDS encoding RrF2 family transcriptional regulator, translating into MFIYGKTAANGIAVMSYLAADPARRAGSGEIARARGISVALTAKLLTQLAAAGLVNGQPGPGGGYTLARTASEICLFDIVALFEQTDEPSRCPFGPNWCGHGEPCPLHNTIVEMVENNRRFMENTTLAIFQKTNA; encoded by the coding sequence ATGTTCATCTATGGGAAAACCGCCGCGAACGGCATCGCCGTCATGAGTTACCTCGCGGCGGACCCCGCGCGGCGGGCGGGCTCGGGCGAGATCGCACGCGCCCGGGGCATCTCCGTCGCCCTGACGGCCAAGCTCCTCACCCAACTCGCCGCTGCTGGCCTGGTCAATGGCCAGCCCGGCCCGGGCGGTGGCTACACGCTGGCGCGCACCGCCAGCGAGATCTGCCTCTTTGACATCGTCGCGCTCTTTGAACAGACCGACGAACCTTCCCGCTGTCCCTTTGGCCCGAACTGGTGCGGCCACGGCGAACCCTGTCCGCTGCACAACACCATCGTCGAGATGGTGGAGAACAACCGCCGCTTCATGGAGAACACCACGCTGGCGATTTTTCAAAAGACGAACGCGTAG
- a CDS encoding tyrosine phosphatase family protein produces MATERFPKLTICGVHELDALDLSNFSHVISIWDPVWMERGNHIEKLRARLTPEAKTHFTYMHDISAPTDEQVVPTAEKIAEILEFGREITDSDNLLVHCWAGVSRSTAVAYSLLCSLSQPGEEKKCLTTMRESRPQAMPNELIISLADDLLDRRGAMARACKK; encoded by the coding sequence ATGGCAACAGAGCGGTTTCCGAAGCTGACGATCTGCGGCGTCCATGAGCTGGACGCGCTGGATCTGTCAAATTTCAGCCACGTGATCTCGATCTGGGATCCGGTCTGGATGGAGCGAGGAAATCATATCGAGAAACTGCGTGCCAGGCTGACTCCGGAGGCGAAGACGCACTTCACCTACATGCACGATATCTCCGCACCGACCGACGAGCAGGTGGTGCCGACAGCCGAGAAGATCGCTGAGATCCTGGAGTTTGGCCGGGAAATTACCGACTCGGACAATCTCCTCGTCCACTGCTGGGCGGGGGTCTCGCGCTCAACCGCCGTGGCGTATTCGCTGCTGTGCTCGCTGAGCCAGCCCGGTGAGGAAAAGAAATGCCTCACCACGATGCGCGAAAGCCGCCCGCAAGCCATGCCCAACGAGCTCATCATCAGCCTCGCCGATGACCTGCTCGACCGGCGCGGGGCAATGGCCCGGGCTTGCAAAAAATAA
- a CDS encoding MFS transporter, with protein MTSQSTPGRAEQISTRIVFFIAGIGMAAWAPLVPFAKVRAQIDDGILGLLLLCLGAGSIVAMPLAGALSAKLGCRIVITASSILLAVALPFLATLSNLPGLMISLLAFGAGVGSLDVSMNVQAVIVERASGKTMMSGFHGMFSLGGIVGAAGVTMLLGLGVSPLLAVVVVLILITLAIIASVRDLLPYGSSSDGPLFAVPHGIVLLIGIVCFIVFLTEGSMLDWSAVYLISHHGMTPAQAGLGYAAFACTMTLGRLTGDGIVHRLGGPKVVLLGGICAALGIGVTLYPYWPTALVGYALVGIGCSNIVPVMFSSVGRQKVMPENVAIPAITTLGYAGILAGPAAIGFISHLSSLSVAFALITLLLIAVALSGRFIRA; from the coding sequence ATGACTTCGCAATCGACACCTGGCCGCGCCGAGCAGATTTCCACCCGCATTGTCTTTTTCATTGCGGGCATCGGCATGGCGGCATGGGCTCCGCTGGTACCTTTTGCCAAGGTGCGGGCACAGATCGACGACGGCATACTCGGCCTCCTCCTGCTTTGCCTCGGGGCGGGCTCCATCGTGGCAATGCCGCTGGCGGGGGCGCTCTCGGCAAAGCTCGGCTGCCGGATCGTCATCACGGCGTCGAGCATCCTGCTCGCCGTGGCGCTGCCCTTCCTCGCCACACTCTCCAACCTTCCCGGCCTGATGATCAGCCTGCTCGCCTTTGGCGCGGGGGTGGGTTCGCTCGATGTGAGCATGAATGTGCAGGCCGTGATCGTGGAGCGGGCCAGCGGGAAAACCATGATGTCGGGTTTTCACGGCATGTTCAGCCTCGGCGGCATCGTCGGGGCGGCGGGGGTGACCATGCTGCTCGGGCTGGGCGTGAGTCCGCTGCTGGCGGTCGTGGTGGTGCTCATCCTTATCACGCTCGCCATCATTGCCTCCGTCCGGGATTTGCTTCCCTACGGCAGCAGCAGCGACGGTCCTCTCTTCGCCGTGCCGCATGGCATCGTGCTTTTGATCGGCATCGTGTGCTTCATCGTCTTCCTCACGGAGGGTTCGATGCTCGACTGGAGCGCCGTGTATCTCATTTCGCACCACGGCATGACTCCCGCCCAAGCCGGGCTGGGCTATGCCGCTTTTGCCTGCACCATGACTCTGGGACGCCTCACCGGAGACGGCATCGTTCACCGCCTCGGCGGCCCCAAGGTCGTCCTCCTCGGCGGCATCTGCGCCGCCCTCGGCATCGGCGTAACGCTTTACCCTTACTGGCCCACCGCGCTGGTCGGCTACGCCCTCGTCGGCATCGGATGTTCCAATATCGTGCCGGTGATGTTCTCCTCTGTGGGTCGGCAAAAGGTCATGCCGGAAAATGTCGCCATTCCCGCCATCACGACGCTCGGATATGCAGGCATCCTGGCGGGCCCCGCAGCGATCGGGTTCATCTCGCACCTGTCGTCGCTCTCGGTTGCATTTGCCTTGATCACGCTGCTTCTCATCGCGGTGGCCTTGAGCGGACGCTTCATCCGGGCATAA